One window of the Salminus brasiliensis chromosome 1, fSalBra1.hap2, whole genome shotgun sequence genome contains the following:
- the ftr85 gene encoding E3 ubiquitin/ISG15 ligase TRIM25 isoform X2 encodes MAEDSSISVDHLQFSCSICLDLLKDPVTTPCGHSFCMVCLNDFWDHGTQRGLYSCPQCRETFMPRPLLRRNNVMAEVVDKLKRKDLKSASPVSNSSESGDVVECDICSESKDKATKSCLVCLASFCETHLKPHYESPAFKKHKLVQACKHLQDKICPRHDKLVEIYCRTDHKFICSLCMLGGHRGHDTASVAAQRIEKQSQMKEMQRKSQLRIQEKEKKVQDIKQAVDTLKRSAQAAVEESERMFTELLLSIEQKCSEVTQLIRAKEKTELDQAEGLLQKLEQEIADLKKKNCDLEEYSYTEDHIHFLQNFQSLSAAFKANDTTRMTINQNLSFEGVRKSLSEMKERLADFCKEEFGKISPYVAKVQMVLPFEPKTRDEFLQYFCHLSLDPSTANEALWLSENNRKVTRSGGLTPHPYHPERFEAYGQVLCKESVSGRSYWEVEWSRGGWVYISVSYRGISRKGRGNECWFGHNNQSWSLECSSALSFWHNNIQTKIPGLSSSRIGVYLDHPMGTLSFYSVSDTMTLLHRIQTTFTEPLYPGFWVNALASAKLCYSLE; translated from the exons ATGGCAGAAGACAGCAGCATTTCGGTAGACCACCTCCAGTTCAGCTGTTCCATCTGCTTAGATCTACTGAAGGATCCAGTGACCACTCCTTGCGGACATAGTTTTTGTATGGTGTGCCTTAATGACTTTTGGGACCATGGTACTCAGAGGGGACTCTACAGCTGCCCCCAGTGCAGAGAGACCTTCATGCCGAGACCTCTCCTCCGGAGGAATAACGTCATGGCTGAAGTGGTGGACAAGCTCAAGAGGAAGGACCTGAAAAGTGCTTCTCCAGTTTCAAACAGCTCAGAATCAGGAGATGTTGTCGAGTGTGATATCTGCTCTGAAAGCAAAGACAAAGCCACCAAGTCCTGTCTGGTGTGCCTGGCTTCTTTTTGTGAAACTCACCTGAAGCCTCACTACGAATCACCTGCATTTAAGAAGCATAAGCTAGTCCAGGCCTGCAAACATCTGCAAGATAAAATCTGCCCTCGCCATGACAAGCTGGTAGAGATCTACTGCCGCACAGACCACAAGTTCATTTGCTCCTTGTGTATGTTAGGAGGACATAGAGGACATGATACAGCATCTGTTGCGGCACAAAGAATTGAAAAGCAG AGCCAGATGAAGGAAATGCAGAGGAAATCTCAGCTGAGAAtccaggagaaagagaaaaaagtgcAGGACATCAAACAGGCTGTGGACACTCTTAAG CGCTCTGCCCAGGCGGCAGTAGAGGAGAGTGAGAGGATGTTTACTGAACTCCTCCTCTCCATCGAGCAGAAGTGCTCTGAAGTGACACAGCTGATCAGAGCTAAGGAGAAAACTGAGCTGGATCAAGCTGAAGGCCTGCTGCAGAAGCTGGAGCAGGAGATTGCTGACCTTAAGAAGAAAAACTGTGATCTGGAGGAGTATTCCTACACAGAGGATCATATCCATTTCCTCCAG AACTTCcagtctctctctgctgcttttAAAGCCAATGACACAACCAGGATGACAATCAATCAGAACCTTTCATTTGAAGGTGTAAGGAAATCTCTTTCAGAGATGAAGGAACGGTTAGCTGACTTCTGTAAGGAGGAATTTGGCAAGATCAGTCCATATG TTGCCAAAGTCCAGATGGTTTTACCCTTTGAACCAAAGACCAGAGATGAATTTCTACAGT ATTTTTGTCATCTGAGCCTGGACCCAAGCACAGCAaatgaagcactgtggctgtctGAGAACAACAGGAAGGTGACCCGCAGCGGGGGACTAACACCACACCCTTATCATCCGGAAAGATTTGAGGCGTATGGACAGGTGCTGTGTAAGGAGAGTGTGTCTGGACGCTCTTATTGGGAGGTGGAATGGAGCAGGGGTGGATGGGTGTACATATCAGTCTCATATAGAGGGATCAGCAGGAAGGGACGTGGTAACGAGTGTTGGTTTGGACACAACAATCAATCCTGGAGTCTAGAGTGCAGTTCTGCTCTGTCTTTCTGGCACAACAACATTCAGACTAAGATTCCAGGCCTGTCATCCTCCAGAATAGGCGTGTATCTAGATCATCCGATGGGAactctgtccttctacagcgTCTCTGACACAATGACTCTGCTACATAGAATTCAGACCACGTTCACTGAGCCCCTTTACCCTGGGTTCTGGGTCAATGCACTTGCATCTGCTAAGTTGTGTTACTCTTTGGAGTGA
- the ftr85 gene encoding E3 ubiquitin/ISG15 ligase TRIM25 isoform X1 → MAEDSSISVDHLQFSCSICLDLLKDPVTTPCGHSFCMVCLNDFWDHGTQRGLYSCPQCRETFMPRPLLRRNNVMAEVVDKLKRKDLKSASPVSNSSESGDVVECDICSESKDKATKSCLVCLASFCETHLKPHYESPAFKKHKLVQACKHLQDKICPRHDKLVEIYCRTDHKFICSLCMLGGHRGHDTASVAAQRIEKQSQMKEMQRKSQLRIQEKEKKVQDIKQAVDTLKRSAQAAVEESERMFTELLLSIEQKCSEVTQLIRAKEKTELDQAEGLLQKLEQEIADLKKKNCDLEEYSYTEDHIHFLQNFQSLSAAFKANDTTRMTINQNLSFEGVRKSLSEMKERLADFCKEEFGKISPYAVAKVQMVLPFEPKTRDEFLQYFCHLSLDPSTANEALWLSENNRKVTRSGGLTPHPYHPERFEAYGQVLCKESVSGRSYWEVEWSRGGWVYISVSYRGISRKGRGNECWFGHNNQSWSLECSSALSFWHNNIQTKIPGLSSSRIGVYLDHPMGTLSFYSVSDTMTLLHRIQTTFTEPLYPGFWVNALASAKLCYSLE, encoded by the exons ATGGCAGAAGACAGCAGCATTTCGGTAGACCACCTCCAGTTCAGCTGTTCCATCTGCTTAGATCTACTGAAGGATCCAGTGACCACTCCTTGCGGACATAGTTTTTGTATGGTGTGCCTTAATGACTTTTGGGACCATGGTACTCAGAGGGGACTCTACAGCTGCCCCCAGTGCAGAGAGACCTTCATGCCGAGACCTCTCCTCCGGAGGAATAACGTCATGGCTGAAGTGGTGGACAAGCTCAAGAGGAAGGACCTGAAAAGTGCTTCTCCAGTTTCAAACAGCTCAGAATCAGGAGATGTTGTCGAGTGTGATATCTGCTCTGAAAGCAAAGACAAAGCCACCAAGTCCTGTCTGGTGTGCCTGGCTTCTTTTTGTGAAACTCACCTGAAGCCTCACTACGAATCACCTGCATTTAAGAAGCATAAGCTAGTCCAGGCCTGCAAACATCTGCAAGATAAAATCTGCCCTCGCCATGACAAGCTGGTAGAGATCTACTGCCGCACAGACCACAAGTTCATTTGCTCCTTGTGTATGTTAGGAGGACATAGAGGACATGATACAGCATCTGTTGCGGCACAAAGAATTGAAAAGCAG AGCCAGATGAAGGAAATGCAGAGGAAATCTCAGCTGAGAAtccaggagaaagagaaaaaagtgcAGGACATCAAACAGGCTGTGGACACTCTTAAG CGCTCTGCCCAGGCGGCAGTAGAGGAGAGTGAGAGGATGTTTACTGAACTCCTCCTCTCCATCGAGCAGAAGTGCTCTGAAGTGACACAGCTGATCAGAGCTAAGGAGAAAACTGAGCTGGATCAAGCTGAAGGCCTGCTGCAGAAGCTGGAGCAGGAGATTGCTGACCTTAAGAAGAAAAACTGTGATCTGGAGGAGTATTCCTACACAGAGGATCATATCCATTTCCTCCAG AACTTCcagtctctctctgctgcttttAAAGCCAATGACACAACCAGGATGACAATCAATCAGAACCTTTCATTTGAAGGTGTAAGGAAATCTCTTTCAGAGATGAAGGAACGGTTAGCTGACTTCTGTAAGGAGGAATTTGGCAAGATCAGTCCATATG CAGTTGCCAAAGTCCAGATGGTTTTACCCTTTGAACCAAAGACCAGAGATGAATTTCTACAGT ATTTTTGTCATCTGAGCCTGGACCCAAGCACAGCAaatgaagcactgtggctgtctGAGAACAACAGGAAGGTGACCCGCAGCGGGGGACTAACACCACACCCTTATCATCCGGAAAGATTTGAGGCGTATGGACAGGTGCTGTGTAAGGAGAGTGTGTCTGGACGCTCTTATTGGGAGGTGGAATGGAGCAGGGGTGGATGGGTGTACATATCAGTCTCATATAGAGGGATCAGCAGGAAGGGACGTGGTAACGAGTGTTGGTTTGGACACAACAATCAATCCTGGAGTCTAGAGTGCAGTTCTGCTCTGTCTTTCTGGCACAACAACATTCAGACTAAGATTCCAGGCCTGTCATCCTCCAGAATAGGCGTGTATCTAGATCATCCGATGGGAactctgtccttctacagcgTCTCTGACACAATGACTCTGCTACATAGAATTCAGACCACGTTCACTGAGCCCCTTTACCCTGGGTTCTGGGTCAATGCACTTGCATCTGCTAAGTTGTGTTACTCTTTGGAGTGA